gttcatgtgctcaaccacgtatggatggacttcactaagattttgcaccacaaacagctcaaccttacacatcatttcagaaccgattgatatccttttcttgccaattgtaccttgacccccaagtctcccatcatgtctagactttggtactccgacttctttcaaacgtgccatatattgagaaacccatgcagcaacttcctccgcgacggttcgttggacaatactagcttcaggtttggccggattcatcactctatctttcaaggtacccatttcccgttcaaagggatacatgtacctcatacaaactggcccacaaagcttaatttcacgaacaagatgaataatcaaatgaggcatcatgtcaaagaatgatggcggaaaatacttttcaaaccgacacatggtctcaagtacatcggcctgcaaatcatccagtattgttggattgatcaccttgctacaaattgtgttgaaaaagaaacacaatcttgtaatggtatacctcacttgtggcggaaatatccctcgaattgcaaccggcagcaattgttgcatcaacacgtgacaatcatgagattttattccaactaatttcaagtcagacatggacacaagtctacgaaaatttgaagagtaaccagcagggacctttaagccatgcaaagactcacaaaagctagctttctcctttttagacaaggtgaaacaagctgggggaaggtaccatcgttttcccctttcttgaggtgccaactaggagcgacccatagcagccatatcttgtctaactttaggcccatccttcgttttcccttgcatattcaacaatgtccaaacaatggcatcacaaacatttttctcaatatgcattacatccaaacaatgcctaactttcaaatctctccaatatgggagatcccaaaagatagacctcttcttgtaaccaccacttggctgacctttataaggcttaccaaactctgtctcaatgtctttaacccgttcataaacctcacacgcacataagggggcaggagcttctctcatctccaattctccattaaaagcttccttctcttttcgaaaggggtgatcttcaggaagatacatctggtaatccatgtacacatctttcccacaaaattttaggcgcctcgagaccaaatcatcatgacaaactggacatgccttctttccctttacagaataccctgacaaatttccataagccgggaaatcatttatcgtacaaaaaattatggcacgtaaagtgaaattggttttggtgtatgcatcaaacatcaacacccctttatcccacaacaatttcaaatcttcaatgagtggctctagatacacatctatgtcatttccgggttgtttaggcccagagattaagagcgacaacatgatgtatctacgcttcatgcataaccaatgaggcaaattgtatatggtgagaagaaccggccaagtgctatattgggtactaagtgtcccaaatgggttcattccatccgtgcaaagaccaagcctgagattccgaacttcttccataaagaccttgtactttcgatcaatgttcctccattgtggagaatcagcaggatgcctcattaacccatcttcttcggcatgccacctcaagagttttgcagttttctcttctgagaaaaggcgcttaaatcttggtataattggaagataccaaagcaccttagccggagaaggtttcttcttagttgatgttgcatcattctccacgatcttgtaacgggacaatccgcatcgacactcatgcagatttgcatactgctttcgatacaacacgcaatcatttggacacgcgtgtatcttctcataatccatacccaaaggacacataagcttctgggcctcatagttagaccttggaagtttgtttccttcaggaagattaccggacgtggcctccaaaaaactgtgaaaaactcttgttggtccaaccgttttccacctttaagttgaaatgttcgatgacggcaccaagtacagtttgtgtagaaccaggatataacggtgttgcggaagctttgattatactatcatacatacggggacgctcaacgaaatgatggtcttccatatcatgcatcatatcatctatcctatctttctcctcttcttcctcactttcaacagcaatatcatcctcaatttcattttcatcaccattatcacaatgattatgctgactcgagctcggcatactagaacttaccccatgatctatgctctcaccatgccatgtccacgtcgtgtagttacccttaaaaccgcgacgaactatgtgatcaacaatatcatcaatatcccgatgcccccttgaattattgcaatcacaacaaggacacagaattaaacttgattcatgttctgattgatgtttcaaggcaaccttaatgaactcttgaatcccttgtaagaaccttgtagaaaatcgtttactaccatacatccaactccgatccattttcaaccactaaagataaaacaatatgaccaaattttgtcaaaggttagaatataaactaggctattcatatcattataaatccatggcttccaacaaaacctaccataactaataacaagttcccatagtacaattcatttcacatcacaaattcacaaacccggattttgtagcaaacccaaaacatcatttcatcatctaaattcatttcataacctacacaaaccatctcataaacctacacaaacccaaaaattcatttcataaccttaattcaataaaacctaaatgtaataaacaaataaattcaacaaaaccaactatGATAATAACCTATTacaattcatcaaaaactacaattaaaattcaacaaaacctgaatcttaaatgtgcacaattaaaattcaattaaataatatccacaatcataatatattcaatcttaaaattcaactaaaatgtacaattaaaattcaatcaaaatatccaaaattataattaaaatgcacaattaaaattcaattaaaattcaactaaataatatcaagattaaaattcaatcttaaatgtaaataatacctaattaattattgaaGAGAGGAGAGACAACACATGGGGCGGCGGCTGTGAGCAGGAGACGGCGTGCAGGGGGCGGTGGTAGTAGGGGAAGTGTGCAGGGGCGGCTGTGAGCCGCGACGGATGTGAGAGCAACGGCGGGTGAGCCGCGGCAACACTGTACAGGGGGCTATGGAAAGAGCAGCCGCGGCGGCAGTACGTGACAACGACAGAGAAGAGAATTGAACAACCACTGCGTAGGAGGACTTCCTTAGCCGTGGGCGGCGGCTCTAAAAAGGGAGCAGAGCAGGAATCAGTGAAGCAGTGAATTGAAGTAGCGAAGCAGTGAAGCAGTGAAGCAGCGAAGGAACGGCGCGGCAACGACGGAAGGCGGCAGTGAAGCAACGAAGGAAGGCAACGACGGCAGTGAACAAGGTGAAGCCGCCGGTGAAGCAGTGTTGTTGTTTGTTTCGTTTGGAAGTGAAGCAGTGTTGTTGTTTGTCGAGAAAAACCTAAGTCAGAATGAAGCTTGAAAGCAATTAAGCGTGAGCGGGAAATTGAGGGGAAAAAGAATCAATAACACAGTGCatcgcagatttactaatctgcgaggcaaatgactctaggagcatcctagagtcatttgcctcgcagattagtaaatttgcgacgcacttgattgagtaaactgcgtcgcagttttactaatctgcgacgcaaatgactctggggggaatcctagagtcatttgcctcgcagtttaacaaagctacgacgcaaatgactaaattttatgctaaaatttgtcatttgcgtcacatgttcagaatggcgtggcaaatgcggggatgcaaataagcctttttccactagtggtggCGATTAAAACAACAATATCCATTACAATTTTAATTGTTGTCATTATTAGTAGAAACAAAAAACAACTACATATCTAGAGCAATTAAATGTGTAACACCACTAAGTAGTATATTGATTTAAGTTTCACTATTAGTTTCATAGATGAACCGCCGACCCCTTATTAATGTTAAACCAAATGTAAATACCCCTATGTCTCTAAGAGTTATTAGTTAGAGTTAAAGTAACATCATAACTTAATACGTACACCTTACTCACTAGTAGCATTCTTTACGGACCCAATAAGTACAACACACATATTCATTGCAATAGAAATGGATCTTAAAAATGTATACCCATGAGAAATCCCTCACCCTAACCAATACCCATTATTTTGGTGGGGAAAATACATATGGAGATCTATTTTATAGATTAAAATCCTTTAACTAAATCTCATACCCAACTACCACAAAATTTACCTTTCCACTTTGAGATTTATTATGTGGGTCACTACCGAGAGATATCGTGGTCCATACTGACAGATAATAACTTAAATTTAGAACCATGTTTTTCCCTACGGTAACTACTAACCGATTACTCGGTCACGACCAAATGAAAATACTTCAACTAAATCTCATGCCCAACTACCACAAAATATACCTTTCGACCCTGAGACTTATTTTTTGGGATACTACCAAGAATGATCTTGGTAATTACTTAAAGATAATAACTTAAATATAGAACCATGTTTTGTAAAAAAGTCCGTAATGACCAATTGGTATACAAATATGGTGTTATCCATCCATGTGAATAGTTGGTAATTACCCACACATGTTCACCAATTTATAATACTAAAACAGAAAACTCATGCTTTTTATTttgagaaaaataataattgttttattattttaacaaataatacctccatttcaaaattaCTAATCGTTTTTGTCCGTTTCATGATGTtaagatttattttatttgtgaacatggaaataaaccATCTTATCTTTCTTCCCCACAACACGTATATGTTTTTTCTCATGTTATTTCACtttgttcatttttgttttCTACCACCAACCCGCATGTAGTACACATTTACCTGGTTACTTTTTCTACCACCAACCCGCATGTAGTACATATTTAACTAGTTTTATCTGGTTACTTTTATTAAGAATAGTTACATTAGTGAACACTAAGCAAATATCAGTCAGATTACTAGCTGAAAATGTCATGCTTTGAAAATTTTCAGTGCTTCTGACTTAGTTATTGGGAAACGAAACAATTCAAGGCTACAAGACCTAGGTACCTACATGCATTCAATCAATGACATATGATTCAGGTACCTACCAAGCATGGAAACAATGGGATACGAGTATACGACCACTCAATTCAATCAATGAACTTGTTGAAGACTTTAAATAATTTTTCAgtgcttttttttaaaagaagtcAGGTATTGTTGGAAGACTAAGGTATGAAAATACATTGGTGATTACCATGCATGTATTCAAACCGTGGTAAATTACCCAGGTAACTACCATGAAAGCATAATCCAATGCATGTTAAGTTGATAACACCTTTATAAATAGAGGTCTGTTTTTTATTTCCAATACCCatcacttccctttctttctcatttcaaaCAACCATccatatttttctttctttttcccctCTTCTTCTCGACGAAAATGGCTTCCAATGTTCCGTACGTTCATCCTTACACAATTGTCATGAAAAACTTGCCGATAGAGTTCATCGGAGGGAAGCCAACAAGCAGAAGTCTTTCTTGGCTGAAACATGAACTCATCGGCCTTGGGTTCAGGGTAACCAAGGTGAGGGGACAATGGGATGGGTCTGGTTTCTTAGGATATGCCTTCGTTGATTTTGGGGGGCGCCAAGAACATTTTGAGTCTGCTGCACGGTTGGCTAGACAGTATGAGTTGGCAAGGCATGGTAGAACACATTACCTGTCTAATATGGAAGCCCCGACTGGGATTTATGCATGGCTGGCTACGAGGACAAATGCTCGTCTATTTAGAGGTGCTCATCTATGCTATCAGACTGCTGATATAGCAACAATAGCTGGAATCAACACGGAAACGACAATGCTTGAGAGCGTTAGGACATATGAAGCAGTTTCAGCTGGTTTTAACAAGATGTACAATCTTGTTTGAATGTCTGGTCCATGCAGTGATGGTGGTGAAGCTGGTGCTGCTTCCATGGATGATGATGCAGTCTCTGTTTCATGTACTAGTTTTATTTCCTGTTTTCTGTACCCCCGTTTTAATTATCTAGTGGCAGCCAAGTTGAGCTATATATGCCTCtatattttgtgttttttgttgttttttacgTTACCCTAATAATATACAATTATGTTTGTGTTTTATCTCTTAATTCGTAATATGTTGAATCTATATGATTTACTTGTTTGTTCTCTTTCACGTTTGATAAGCGTCCTAACTTCTACGCCTATTTGGTAATTTCACTCAGCTACTAGGCTATTATAGTTCATCTTATATGGTTGGTGATGTCCATAAAGATACTTGGTAATGTCCTAGTGTGCGTGATTTTTTTAATCATCATTGTGCGTTGGTAGTGGCCACAAATATTCATAGACAGTACTATAATCAGGGTTTCTCACTCAAGTTTTGTAATTGCCACGTCCGGGACTTAGTTCTAAATTTAACTACTTTTCATCGTCTTCTTCCTTCAAACCCAAAACGCAATTTTCATCATCTTTTTCCTCGGACCCCCAATAGCTTACAATTACATGCACCCAAAGTGTCAATGTGTAACTTTGAATTCAACCAAACAACATTACAAAGTACACTATCAACAAAATTTCTAGATCTAAAACATAAATTTGCAACACTAATCTGAAAAATTGAGAAACCATTTTTTTAACAATTCTTAACCAAACTTCGACAACCATTTCTCCATATCATCAAATTAATTTGCGTTCGGAAATGTTGTAGCTCTCGTTGACAACCATGGCCATTCAAATTTTTAGTCTTTTTTTTCCCCCTGTAGTATGAGCAGATGTTGAAGATGATGGAAATCATCTTATGGTGTACTGAGAGAGTTGAGAAGGAGGAGTGGATGTTGGGGGCAAGAGATGGTGACATCGCACCTCGATTTGGTTTCACCGTGAGTTTTCCGGCGCCGGCAGAGGaaagggagaggagagagaattgaacTTAACCCATAAATTAACAACACTCAAAAGTtaattatttttggaaattatttattgattttcacaaaattaaatatattgatttttcatatttctcaaaaatcacttaaaagttttttggataaaaaaaataaagataaaagaaaaaaaaaatcaatttgtgTGGTCTATATTAATTCCCTACCATGGTCATTTTTATGATGACTATCTtagaatttttattaaaaatggcAAGTATGGAATATATATTATCAtgtcaaatgagcaaaataatataaattatcatgtcaaatgagcaaataatacaaatctattactatatactgaAAGAGACactaggaatgacacgtgtcaattcctggtacAATTTTTTCCCGGCAAAaatcactttcccaaaaaaagtatatgttttgttttatttttattctctacctttttttataaactatttatgtatggaaacaaaatttagtttataaattatgggaattactatatactaaaagagacaccaggaatgacacgtgtcaattcctggtacaactttttcccgccaaaaatcactttcccaaaaaaatgtatatgttttgttttatttttattctctaccttttttttataaactatttatgtatggaaacaaaatttagtttataaattatgggaataatagatacgacgtaataataattattctaaattggtaatattttagtcaaatctttatattaaaaatagaaaatatatcactcaatatttttgtcaaattaccatattaacattttaaatatgcatattagatgaataaatttaaacgagtatgttaaaaatgttataaccaTGCAATAGTTGGTAAATATTCAGTTaattattttgtgaaaaaaattatcaaaatccgtgcgtgcacgagaTCTAATCTAGTATCTTATGAAGTAATTCAATTTGTTCATGGACACACGTTAGACAAAAGCGAATGAACAACCggttaaatattttttccactttttattttactaaaattcaaAATGAGTAATTTGTTTTTATCTCCCTCCatttttaataattcaaaatgaGTAAAAAAAACCGTGTAATTTTTTGTGCTGATTTTgggttttctctttttcttctccTATAGTCTATAGCAGTCAGTTCAGGTGATGAGGAGGGTTCTTCATATACAGCTGCAACAttaattagggttagggttatcGCAAAATATGGACACTCCTGAATCTAAATCAACTCCGGCTAACACCCGcaaaatcaaattaatcaaTCCTTCTTCATCAGATTCTCCAGCTTTTCAAGTATAAATCTCTTCCTCTTCGTTTTTATCAGTataattaatattttgtttTTGGTCATTTCAGTCTAATTTTTGAAGGAAATTCAGTGGACTTTGTTGATTTTAAAGTTCATTTCAAGTAATCAAACATCAGGTCTTTTTGTTTCTTCACAAAAATCCACTGCCCATTTTTTGTAATGTTTGTTTTCATCGGTTTATTTACATCAGTTTTGTTGTTAATTGGGGTGATTATCTTCTCGCTTTCAACAAGCTGAGGTTGAAATTGAGGGATTTTTTGCAATGTGGTTAGGGTTTGAAGTGGATTTGACGGATGTGTCAATGATAATTGATTATTCTAGTTCTGAACCCTTCAATTGGAACCCCTTCTCCAAGTTTGCTGCAGAGTTACAAAAATTCAACATTCCGTCCCCATTCATGGGTGTCATATGAATGTAGCATTACCCCTGGAGGTGGTTTCTTATAGACCCTTGGTTGGAAATGTGGTAGATTGATTTCCCTAGTCCCCATTATCGTATATTACACAATTGGACTTATAATGGAATTATCATTGTGTATGGTTTATTGATTCTTCACGCCTGAAGTAGTGGGACTGTGTAATTAGTTTAGTGCGTAGCATATTGGGATTGATAACTCTTGGATGGAAGTTTCCTACACCCATTAGGCTGTTAGTCCATCCTTCACGAGCAACAGAAATTTTAATGCCGGCTGTGTTTGTTTGTGCATAGCTAGGAATAAGAGTGAATTGCTCTCAGTTTAGGTGTATAAATCTGTACAATCAGGTGCTAAGGTTTTACCTTTAAGTACGATTTATGAATGGTGATTTGGATCAATGGATAGCTTTTGTGCATTTTTCTTTGAGTGATGGTTGTTGTTTTTCTCTCTATTGGACCAATGACTAGTGAAGAGGACCAATGGCTAGTGACGACCTGTCTTCTAATGTCGTTTATTATATGCCATCATGAATCAGCCTAGCTTAGAAGAAGCATGAGCGATGTGACACACATGAAGTGTCATTGTGACATGTTCTATTTTGGGTTCAACACCATTCTAATTTCTGGTTCACTACACCAAggtatttcaaaattatttgatCCTTGGGACATTTGTGAGGCTTCCACGAGCTTGTATTGTGATACAGATGTATTATCTTACTACAACTGTGATAAAACAAGAATACTTCCTATCTTGTTGGAAGCGCAAGGTTGTGCAATCTGGTCCTAAGGTTCTGGCCCTATGCCATCAAATATGTAAAGGGGGCTGCATTAAGGTTACTGGTTCAGCtgcatttttttttgtaaaagggGTGGGGCGGAGGGGGTTATGGTTGGCATTTTCTTGCACCTAACAAATGACTGATGATAAAAGACTACTCAGTTTCTTCTGCCGCATCTGCATATACGTCAAATTACGGATGTTATACACCTTTACAGCACTTTAGATAGGGGAGCCAACTAGCCAAGTCACCCACATTAATGTTTAATCTTGACTTTTGTTTGGGTTCATGATAAGCAAAAAGATCAATTGGGATTCACCTGAGATTTAAGACGTGTATGAGGGTTCCATGAATTGAAGAGATTAAGAAAATGGTTCTTAAATGTGGTTTATGGTTAATTTCTCGTGGAATCTTTTTTGTTTTATCCATGCGTCTAAGTTTAGCTTCTTCTTCTTACACTCCTGAATAAAGAAAACGCCTAATTCAATCGGGAGTTTGGTACTCACTTGAGATTTAGGACGATTACGAGGGTTCCATGAATTGAAGAGATTAAGAAAATGGTTCTTAAATGTGGTTTATGGATAATTTCTCGTGAAATCTTTGTTGTTATATCCATGTGTCTGAGTTTAGCTTCTTATTCTTACACtcataaataaagaaaacaccTAATTACTTAATAATCGGCATGCTTATTGTTGATTAGACCTATGGGTCTTCTGCAAGGAAATTATGTGGAGAATACCTTTTTGTGGATTGACATTAACTTAAACATTTGGATGTGTTATGAGTTGTATATCTAATTTGCAATAATTTGCTTTTCTTCAGGACTCACCTGTATTCAATTACATAAGCAACCTGTCTCCCATACAGCCTGTCAAGGCTGGACCTGTTGCTCAAGGATTTCCTGGGCTAGCTTCACCTCCCCTTGTATTTACATCACCGCGCATAAACTCACTTACAAATTTCTTTAACAGGCATGCCATCATGTTTTTTTCCCCAATATACTTCCATTGATTTCTTTTTAGTGGATATTTTTTGCTTCCGAAATTAAGTGAGCCTTTGATTGCATTCAGGAAACTACAATCTTCGGGGCCTAATTTAGAAATTTCTCAAGACCATGACAGTTGTCAGAAAGAAGAAAGTGACCAGGGTGATTCAGTAAAATTAGTTCGCAGTGATCAAAAGACCTGCAACGCAGAGAAGTTACCACTAGTTCCTACTTACAGTTCGTCTGGTTGTGATGATTTCTTAGCCGATCCTGGGCAATGTGCTAATTCTTCACAAATAATACAATCTGGCGATGCCCCTCCATCTCTAGATGGTGGCTGCTTGATGAAACTAGATATTGGTAATGCCAGAGCTGTGGGCCTGAATAGTTCAACATTGCAAAAGAGTAAAAGAGGTGCACAAGCAAAGTCTAGGATTAGTGTCAGGCTGGTGAAAAATGAACCGCGACATTTAATATCATCTTCTGAATGTTCGGGTGCCTTACCCAGGTTGTTGACGGATCATGCATCCGAAAAATGCCAACCTGGAGATTCTTTCAGTGAggttaatattttttatatgtcCGCTTTCTTGTTAGTGCATGACATCTAACTTATATTGAGTTCcatatcccccccccccccccctcccctttAGGCAGTTGATGTTCACATTCTATTTCCTTTGCAGTGACATAACTATTCATTCTACCACTTGCTGAATTCTAACGCAGGCCAGTAATTTTGAACGTGGCACTCTCAGGCGTTGCCTTTTTGATGAGAGTCAAAGAAATTATTCTGCTGACGAATCTGGTTTTTGGGACCCCATTGCTAATGCCCAGATTCAAGAGTCTGTTAACATGCCCACTGGAAAAACAGGGAGTAGGCAAATGAACAACCTCTCCAAACCCGCTGTTGGTTCGTGTGTTTCTTCAATTACTGGGAATAATCCTGTTGTCATCCCAAAGCCACTAGGTATAGGGTTGCATTTAAACAGTGTAGTTTACCCCAGATCAACGGATAGTGCAATTGGTAGTCAGCAACCATCTGTGTTGAGAGTGGAAGgaaaaaagttgttttttctCACGAACAATCAATCAGATGGAAAGGTTGATGCTTCCAATGTAATAGAGAAAGTTCTAGTTAGCTCTGAGGAGCTAGATCAACATCAGGTCTGCTTAGTACCTTCTTCTGACAACACCATAGCTTCAGATGCTATCGAACAATTTAACAATGCCATTGAGACGAAGTTAGATGCTTCTTCTACAATTACAAATGAGATAACATTAAGTTCAGACCTTGCTGAAAATAATGAGTCTAGTCTCGGAAGCCCAAAGAAGAAGAGGCAAGCACCAAATCTATGTCTTACTTACACGTCAGTTTTAAATAAATCCTTTCACTTGCACTCTGACATTATTCCTCCAGGAAAAAGATATCAAGCTCTACTGACGATGACACAACCAAGCGATGTAATTGCAGAAAGACAAAATGTTTAAAACTGTAGGTGTATTTATCTCACTGCTATCTCATTTTGGTTGGTACTTGATTAACCCTTTACTCACTGTTTGCCTTTTTTTTATGGTTTCGTTGCAGTTATTGTGATTGTTTTGCTGCGGGATTCTACTGTGGTGAATCCTGTGCTTGCGTAGGATGCTTTAATCGACCTGAATATGAAGATACAGTTCTAGAGACAAGGCAGCAAATCGAGTCCAGAAATCCGCTTGCATTTGCCCCAAAAGTTATGCAGACAGTCACAGCTTCTCCTACCATCAGCAAGGTATTTCCCCTTACACATACCCTATAACGCGAGGGAGTTATTTGGAAAAGTTTTAATTATTTGTTGTCGACTTCGGCAGGCTGTCGGCAATCTGTCAACTCCGTCCTCGGCAAGGCATAAAAGAGGATGCAATTGCAAAAAATCTATGTGCCTTAAGAAATACTGCGAGTGCTATCAGGTCATTTAGCTCCTGATCGCTTTTGTTGTATCATGTTGGTTCTATCTTGTCGTTTAAATGTTTTTATAGTTGGTGGCTTGGTGCTACATACCGATATTTTTTGTTCACCATTTTGCGGCCATCATTTGTTGAACAGGCTAATGTTGGATGTTCTGAGGGATGCCGTTGTGAAGGATGTAAAAACATATATGGAATAAGAGAAGGTAAATTATATATTAGAATTTGTTTTCCTCTTGCCCCTACGTGACTGTTTGTGCGCGAAGAGACGGATAAAATGATGAACCAGTTTTACTTTTGTTGCCGTTTATTGGCTCCATTATTTTGTTTTATGGTGGTTTCAGTTTGCTTGTTGTCTTGTAATCGGTACATGCTAGTGAAAAGCCAGAAAATGTAGAAAAGGCGATCAACTATTTATCTTGTCTATGCCAAACTCTTTTCAATATATTTGTTTGCTTTTACAGTACTAAGTCATGTTTCATGAGAATTTACAGTTTATCAGCTTATATTTGTGCAACCTGCTTGGCCAATGAGCCAAGTCCACATTTCTGTAACCAATTATTGCACTAGTTTTGGTTATTTAATCCACATAAATATATTCTACTTAATCCACAACTGGCTGCTAGCCTGATATGGATTGACTTTCTAGACTGGGAA
This sequence is a window from Spinacia oleracea cultivar Varoflay chromosome 1, BTI_SOV_V1, whole genome shotgun sequence. Protein-coding genes within it:
- the LOC110794119 gene encoding protein tesmin/TSO1-like CXC 2 → MDTPESKSTPANTRKIKLINPSSSDSPAFQDSPVFNYISNLSPIQPVKAGPVAQGFPGLASPPLVFTSPRINSLTNFFNRKLQSSGPNLEISQDHDSCQKEESDQGDSVKLVRSDQKTCNAEKLPLVPTYSSSGCDDFLADPGQCANSSQIIQSGDAPPSLDGGCLMKLDIGNARAVGLNSSTLQKSKRGAQAKSRISVRLVKNEPRHLISSSECSGALPRLLTDHASEKCQPGDSFSEASNFERGTLRRCLFDESQRNYSADESGFWDPIANAQIQESVNMPTGKTGSRQMNNLSKPAVGSCVSSITGNNPVVIPKPLGIGLHLNSVVYPRSTDSAIGSQQPSVLRVEGKKLFFLTNNQSDGKVDASNVIEKVLVSSEELDQHQVCLVPSSDNTIASDAIEQFNNAIETKLDASSTITNEITLSSDLAENNESSLGSPKKKRKKISSSTDDDTTKRCNCRKTKCLKLYCDCFAAGFYCGESCACVGCFNRPEYEDTVLETRQQIESRNPLAFAPKVMQTVTASPTISKAVGNLSTPSSARHKRGCNCKKSMCLKKYCECYQANVGCSEGCRCEGCKNIYGIREDYNFAREIMLKRASVETSEGAISVNNNFVSSRVHSPPNLTPTTPALQCSDQKKNALESRLPFRKFLQSPDSSHDMLTSEENLASPRNSQNHNEILEKNKCMDVDVHDAEIGPENIEDRLVPPGDESLYAHCSSQSSNTDAKNSKLRNISQLESFAESGPVPPSSSLRWRSSPITPITQLTGSELKDFGTGSKHSDMFEDDTPEILKHSSTPIKSVKVTSPNKKRISPPHNHMNPSESLKSSRKFVLRAVPSFPPLTPYSKNSSVVNRE